A region from the Fusarium musae strain F31 chromosome 1, whole genome shotgun sequence genome encodes:
- a CDS encoding hypothetical protein (EggNog:ENOG41) yields the protein MSSSQGTILITGANGGLGSAIVTNILGKPHLASNYAGVYTVRSTATATRLQQVLKSASEGHRHDVVDLDLSSLASVRTMATRINRGVAAGDLPPIRALILNAGYQDHEEINISDDGYEMTWQVNFLANQLLTLLLLQSMDKEKGRILLIGSWSHDINDERNNTNIKCYTGYDSLFPGPEELAKGTWSRPDSGGGWLTGYRRYGASKLCAVMLMHELACRLVQDPQLSNIVVAGLDPGAMGSDLHRRGSFVMSHFLKILAPVISLQARFKPNGNFRPLWKSAEDAIRLAFETEAPTGELLYLNGTDEHEIGREAKDDAKRKALWSYGLKAAGIQRDDTVLNGWQ from the exons ATGTCGTCTTCTCAAGGTACTATTCTGATCACTGGGGCCAATGGAGGGCTCGGGTCAGCCATTGTGACCAATATTCTGGGCAAACCACATCTGGCCAGCAACTACGCCGGTGTCTATACTGTCAGAAGTACAGCAACGGCAACTCGACTCCAACAGGTTCTGAAGTCAGCTTCAGAGGGTCATAGACATGATGTCGTTGACTTGGACCTCAGCTCATTGGCGAGTGTCAGAACGATGGCAACCAGGATCAACCGTGGGGTTGCTGCTGGAGACTTGCCTCCCATCAGAGCACTTATTCTCAACGCTGGATACCAAGACCATGAAGAGATT AACATATCAGATGATGGATACGAGATGACTTGGCAAGTTAATTTCCTGGCCAATCAACTGCTGACtcttctcctgcttcagAGCATggataaagaaaaaggtagGATCCTTCTGATAGGAAGCTGGTCTCATGA TATCAACGATGAGCGAAACAACACAAATATCAAGTGTTACACTGGGTACGACAGTCTCTTCCCTGGCCCGGAGGAGCTCGCCAAGGGAACATGGAGCAGACCAGATTCTGGGGGAGGATGGCTGACGGGATATCGACGATATGGGGCGAGCAAGCTATGTGCGGTGATGCTCAT GCACGAACTCGCTTGTCGTCTCGTCCAGGATCCACAACTATCTAATATCGTTGTGGCCGGTCTTGATCCCGGTGCCATGGGCTCAGATCTACATCGACGGGGCAGTTTTGTCATGTCTCacttcctcaagatcctGGCCCCAGTCATATCTCTTCAGGCCAGATTCAAACCCAACGGAAATTTCCGCCCACTGTGGAAGAGTGCTGAAGACGCAATTCGGCTCGCCTTTGAAACTGAGGCCCCGACGGGTGAGCTGCTGTATCTGAATGGTACAGATGAACATGAGATTGGGAGGGAAGCAAAAGATGACGCCAAGAGGAAAGCGTTGTGGAGCTATGGTTTGAAGGCGGCAGGGATTCAGCGGGATGATACAGTTTTGAATGGATGGCAGTGA